A genomic window from Pseudomonas argentinensis includes:
- a CDS encoding GNAT family N-acetyltransferase, translated as MLSHLRSWRERGWVPIAVDDYAAAWARFGGSVITHPQVVQRLAGLAGIPVRYLGHFIDGELKAAIPTWGRHLALSRDVLKRQGRGDFFDLGNAEVILPVAPRTMAPVRQRMRYVTTLHEGGVSTLRKQREELALARQPEEYGKKFRYNQRRELRILEGAGGEILPVSGLSPDALAAIYTELFEKRWGFDVPGKQHLCEVFEALKDFLWGNYLQLDGKPVAVQVLYRVESPDWISIEYINGGVDPASRDFSPGSVLTFINTQSAWEDARLRGKPLRYSFGRADVEYKDRWCNRQPVFRV; from the coding sequence ATGCTGAGTCACCTGCGAAGCTGGCGCGAGCGTGGCTGGGTACCCATCGCTGTTGACGATTACGCCGCGGCCTGGGCCCGTTTTGGTGGCAGCGTCATCACCCATCCACAGGTCGTTCAGCGGTTGGCCGGGTTGGCCGGAATTCCGGTGCGCTATTTGGGCCACTTCATCGATGGCGAACTCAAAGCTGCCATACCGACCTGGGGGCGCCACCTAGCGTTGTCACGCGATGTGCTCAAGCGTCAGGGGCGAGGCGACTTTTTCGATCTGGGCAATGCCGAGGTGATATTGCCGGTCGCCCCAAGAACCATGGCTCCGGTTCGCCAGCGCATGCGTTATGTGACTACCCTGCATGAAGGCGGGGTATCGACACTGCGCAAACAGCGGGAAGAGTTGGCCCTGGCGCGCCAGCCGGAGGAATACGGCAAGAAATTCCGCTACAACCAGCGGCGCGAGTTGCGAATTCTGGAAGGGGCGGGGGGTGAAATCCTGCCGGTTTCGGGCCTGTCGCCCGATGCCCTGGCTGCCATCTACACGGAACTGTTCGAAAAAAGATGGGGCTTCGATGTTCCCGGCAAACAGCATCTTTGCGAAGTGTTCGAAGCACTGAAGGATTTTCTCTGGGGCAATTATCTGCAGCTCGACGGCAAACCCGTAGCCGTTCAGGTTCTGTACAGGGTCGAATCGCCAGACTGGATCAGCATCGAATATATCAACGGTGGAGTCGATCCAGCCTCTCGTGATTTCAGCCCCGGCAGTGTGCTCACCTTTATCAATACCCAGTCCGCATGGGAAGATGCGCGCCTGCGAGGAAAGCCGCTGCGCTACTCGTTCGGCAGAGCGGATGTTGAATACAAGGATCGTTGGTGTAATCGCCAGCCTGTTTTTCGGGTGTAA
- the waaA gene encoding lipid IV(A) 3-deoxy-D-manno-octulosonic acid transferase: MNRHLYSLLFHLCLPLIGLRLAWRAWRAPAYTQRVGERFALLPPLRPGGIWVHAVSVGESIAAAPLVRELLARYPDLPITLTCMTPTGSERIRALFPEVQFAGRVQHCYLPYDLPWAAARFLKQVRPKLAVIMETELWPNYIHQCARRGIPVALANGRLSARSARGYGRFAKLTAPMLAELNLLAVQTQVEAERFIGLGARPEAVEVTGSIKFDQQVDAEVSARASALREQWQARQRPVWIAASTREGEDALVIQAHRRLLASQPDALLILVPRHLERFDTAAVQLREAGLGYVRRSSGEAVGPDVRVLLGDSMGELMFLYALADIAFVGGSLVETGGHNPLEPVALGLPVLMGPHRFNFLEITAQLLEHGALCEVTDAQALGDQVAVLLSEPARAAAMRDAGLAVLKANQGALKRLLDGLARLVA, encoded by the coding sequence ATGAACCGACATCTCTATAGCCTGCTGTTTCACCTTTGCCTGCCGCTGATCGGCCTGCGCCTGGCCTGGCGTGCCTGGCGGGCGCCGGCCTATACCCAGCGCGTTGGCGAGCGCTTCGCCTTGTTGCCGCCTCTGCGCCCCGGCGGCATCTGGGTGCATGCCGTGTCGGTGGGTGAAAGCATCGCCGCTGCACCGCTGGTGCGCGAGCTGCTGGCGCGCTATCCGGATTTGCCGATCACCCTGACCTGCATGACGCCCACCGGCTCCGAACGCATCCGCGCGCTGTTTCCCGAGGTGCAGTTCGCCGGGCGGGTGCAGCATTGCTACCTGCCCTATGACCTGCCCTGGGCCGCGGCGCGCTTCCTCAAGCAGGTGCGGCCGAAGCTGGCGGTGATCATGGAGACCGAGCTGTGGCCCAACTACATCCACCAGTGCGCCCGTCGCGGCATTCCGGTGGCGTTGGCCAATGGGCGCTTGTCCGCGCGCTCGGCCAGAGGTTATGGGCGTTTCGCCAAGCTCACCGCGCCGATGCTCGCTGAATTGAACCTGCTCGCGGTGCAGACGCAGGTCGAAGCCGAGCGCTTTATCGGCCTTGGTGCGCGCCCCGAAGCCGTTGAAGTGACCGGTTCGATCAAGTTCGACCAGCAGGTGGATGCCGAGGTGTCGGCTCGCGCCTCTGCGCTGCGTGAGCAGTGGCAGGCGCGCCAACGGCCGGTGTGGATTGCTGCCAGCACCCGCGAGGGCGAGGATGCGCTGGTGATCCAGGCGCACCGGCGATTGCTCGCCAGCCAGCCGGATGCCTTGCTGATTCTGGTGCCGCGCCACCTGGAGCGTTTCGACACGGCCGCGGTGCAGTTACGTGAAGCGGGCCTGGGTTACGTGCGGCGCTCCTCGGGCGAGGCGGTTGGCCCCGACGTGCGGGTGCTGCTTGGCGACAGCATGGGCGAGCTGATGTTTCTCTACGCCCTGGCTGATATCGCCTTCGTCGGCGGCAGCCTGGTCGAGACCGGTGGCCACAACCCACTGGAGCCTGTCGCGCTGGGCCTGCCGGTGCTCATGGGGCCGCACCGTTTCAATTTCCTGGAGATCACCGCGCAGTTGCTCGAGCACGGCGCGCTTTGCGAGGTGACGGATGCCCAGGCGCTGGGCGATCAGGTGGCGGTGCTGCTGAGCGAGCCGGCGCGGGCGGCCGCCATGCGCGATGCCGGGCTGGCGGTGCTCAAGGCCAACCAGGGGGCGCTGAAGCGCCTGCTGGATGGGTTGGCAAGGTTGGTCGCTTAA
- a CDS encoding LysR family transcriptional regulator, translating to MRWNLEQLEVFVAVAEGHSFSAVARRLGRVQSAVSTAVATLEDDLGVRLFERSSGRQPRLTDAGLALLEEARELLRQCERLEGRALGLAQGEEACLRLAQDEALPLPPVLDSLEALARAFPGVEVQMTSGGQGVVARQLIERRADLGLLFHHEGMPAELERRRLGMVEMVMVCGAGHPLAQAGPVGRRELARHRQLLITLQDTQYPGNERISPAAWHADSFYSMAELLMRNLGWACLPRHVAQYPTYQGHLVELRSDWIAPPLPLELVFRRDEALGPAAQWLAGSLAERLQVLKA from the coding sequence GTGCGCTGGAATCTTGAGCAGTTGGAAGTCTTCGTGGCGGTGGCCGAGGGCCATTCTTTTTCTGCCGTGGCGCGGCGGCTCGGGCGCGTGCAGTCGGCGGTCAGCACTGCAGTGGCAACGCTGGAAGATGACCTCGGCGTGCGTCTTTTCGAGCGCAGCAGCGGTCGCCAGCCACGGTTGACGGACGCCGGTCTGGCGCTACTGGAAGAGGCCCGCGAGCTGCTGCGCCAGTGCGAGCGGCTGGAGGGACGGGCGCTTGGCCTGGCCCAGGGCGAAGAAGCCTGCCTGCGGCTCGCCCAGGACGAAGCCCTGCCGCTGCCCCCCGTGCTCGACAGCCTCGAGGCGCTGGCGCGGGCCTTTCCAGGTGTGGAAGTGCAGATGACCAGCGGCGGGCAGGGCGTGGTGGCGCGCCAGCTTATCGAACGGCGGGCCGACCTTGGCCTGTTGTTCCACCACGAAGGCATGCCGGCGGAGCTCGAGCGCCGGCGCCTGGGCATGGTGGAAATGGTCATGGTCTGTGGCGCCGGCCATCCATTGGCCCAGGCCGGCCCGGTCGGGCGCCGTGAGCTGGCGCGCCATCGGCAACTGCTGATCACCCTGCAGGACACCCAGTACCCGGGCAACGAACGGATCAGCCCGGCGGCCTGGCATGCGGACAGCTTCTATTCGATGGCCGAGCTGCTGATGCGCAACCTGGGCTGGGCCTGCCTGCCGCGGCATGTGGCCCAGTACCCGACCTACCAGGGCCATCTGGTGGAGCTGCGCAGCGACTGGATCGCGCCGCCGCTGCCGCTGGAACTGGTGTTTCGCCGCGATGAAGCGCTGGGGCCTGCCGCCCAATGGTTGGCCGGCTCGCTGGCCGAGCGCTTGCAGGTGCTCAAGGCGTGA
- a CDS encoding DMT family transporter, with translation MNGYLYLALAIAAEVVATTSMKAVDGLNKPLPLLLVIAGYSIAFWMLILVVRTIPVGIAYAIWAGLGIVLVSIAAMFVYDQKPDLPAVLGMGLIVSGVVVIQLFSRVTGH, from the coding sequence ATGAATGGTTATCTCTATCTCGCGTTGGCGATTGCCGCCGAAGTCGTCGCCACCACCTCCATGAAGGCTGTCGACGGGCTCAACAAACCCCTGCCGCTGTTGCTGGTGATTGCCGGCTACAGCATCGCGTTCTGGATGCTGATCCTGGTGGTTCGCACCATTCCCGTGGGCATCGCCTACGCCATCTGGGCGGGACTGGGCATCGTGCTGGTCAGCATCGCGGCGATGTTCGTCTACGACCAGAAGCCCGACCTGCCGGCCGTGCTGGGCATGGGCCTGATCGTCAGCGGCGTGGTGGTGATCCAGCTGTTCTCCCGCGTCACCGGTCACTGA
- a CDS encoding metal ABC transporter ATPase: protein MPRIISRKDPATFKTLPLYVEATPDGIAYQSLGRPLNFSEMLERRKPVELPDSQRFAVELANLGVSVRLTLNWQGREYWLLVRQRRHDRGDVVLKLISGYVPAHELNLPLLTAIQEVAEECLLETSEGWLYGRFGDTWLPAPYEGALRYRENIHFRLSPLSGAARPVQCGNLTLLERPRAYVHVPTASLQLVYDLCLDLPKEAKQPSLLHVDEYLENGKLIARLDHSRPDLYLIPLDGGRPSAELLTLRQGQLVSASTRGLWLAESFAAQDGWLVRDERIRWKDWLALQNLTPKAEKPEGTVFSSAPAPAPQVRLDTATAV, encoded by the coding sequence ATGCCGCGCATCATTTCCCGCAAGGACCCCGCCACCTTCAAGACCCTGCCGCTTTATGTCGAGGCAACGCCTGACGGCATCGCCTACCAGAGCCTGGGCCGCCCGCTGAACTTCAGCGAGATGCTCGAACGCCGCAAGCCCGTCGAACTTCCCGACAGCCAGCGCTTCGCCGTGGAGCTGGCCAACCTGGGCGTCTCGGTACGCCTGACCCTGAACTGGCAAGGCCGCGAGTACTGGCTGCTGGTGCGCCAGCGTCGCCACGACCGCGGCGACGTGGTGCTCAAGCTGATCTCCGGCTACGTGCCGGCTCACGAACTCAACCTGCCGCTGTTGACCGCCATCCAGGAAGTGGCCGAAGAGTGCCTGCTGGAAACCAGCGAGGGCTGGCTGTACGGCCGCTTCGGCGACACCTGGCTACCGGCGCCCTACGAGGGTGCGCTCAGGTACCGGGAAAACATCCATTTTCGACTCAGCCCGCTGTCGGGCGCAGCGCGCCCGGTGCAGTGCGGCAACCTGACCTTGCTGGAGCGTCCACGAGCCTACGTGCATGTGCCCACCGCCTCGCTGCAGCTGGTCTACGATCTGTGCCTGGACTTGCCGAAGGAAGCCAAGCAGCCCAGCCTGCTGCATGTCGACGAATACCTGGAGAACGGCAAGCTGATCGCACGTCTGGACCACAGCCGCCCGGACCTTTACCTGATTCCGCTCGACGGGGGCCGCCCCAGCGCCGAGCTGCTGACCCTGCGCCAGGGCCAGCTGGTATCGGCCAGCACCCGCGGCCTGTGGCTGGCAGAAAGCTTCGCCGCCCAGGACGGTTGGCTGGTACGCGATGAACGCATTCGCTGGAAGGACTGGCTGGCGCTGCAGAACCTGACCCCGAAAGCCGAAAAACCCGAGGGTACCGTGTTCAGCAGCGCCCCGGCACCCGCGCCGCAGGTTCGCCTGGATACGGCGACTGCGGTCTGA
- a CDS encoding PIG-L deacetylase family protein, giving the protein MEARKQQLVRRHRRNKRILMVVALPILVALDWFGSWGTAPVVLVLAWIAHEAWFSDHLFYSPRDDYRHAFAPESLSLSVLLDRGGQMSPHAGSWPESADTLVLAVHIRSSWLGRCLDPHVLIGEGEDLDRQDFERGVDGVRFLNLSGLLPLLRSGQLKLRGRFCKLGREVTLYCFSNPDYSRRRVMVLAPHADDAELAAFGLYSRSSEVSIVTLTQGEIEADFYRRLGLSDAAAARLKGRLRSWSSQTVPLWGGVEPSRCVQLGYYCMQLRQMEAEPAVAFASRESGDSDIRSVRRFNALELPGDVDGAPTWNNLIADLAALLQHFKPEVVVLPHPELDPHPDHNQTGRALRQAIGQSGWQPEVQLLYANHLADNDRWPMGPAGNGVALPPCIESLPADKLWCLHLDDHVLLDKSQALAMQHDLQTPLPFKKRMRRFIQWCLAARRWPQAGEDEFFRKAVRRHELFWVRPFDR; this is encoded by the coding sequence ATGGAAGCACGCAAGCAGCAGTTGGTACGCCGGCATCGGCGTAACAAGCGCATTCTTATGGTCGTGGCACTGCCGATTTTGGTGGCGCTTGACTGGTTCGGTTCGTGGGGAACGGCGCCGGTCGTCCTGGTGCTGGCCTGGATCGCCCACGAAGCCTGGTTTTCCGATCACCTTTTCTACTCGCCCCGTGACGACTACCGGCACGCCTTTGCGCCAGAGAGCCTCAGCCTCTCGGTGCTGCTCGACCGTGGCGGGCAAATGTCCCCACACGCGGGCTCGTGGCCTGAGAGTGCCGACACGCTGGTACTGGCCGTGCATATTCGCAGCAGTTGGCTGGGTCGCTGTCTCGACCCTCATGTGCTAATCGGCGAGGGCGAGGATCTTGATCGACAGGATTTCGAACGGGGCGTCGACGGTGTGCGCTTTCTCAACCTTTCGGGATTGCTGCCATTGCTGCGCAGTGGGCAATTGAAGCTGCGCGGGCGCTTCTGCAAACTGGGGCGCGAGGTAACCCTGTATTGCTTCAGTAACCCGGATTACTCGCGCCGTCGCGTAATGGTGCTCGCGCCCCATGCAGACGATGCCGAATTGGCTGCCTTTGGGCTTTACAGCCGCAGTAGCGAGGTGTCCATTGTTACCTTGACCCAAGGTGAGATCGAGGCCGACTTCTACCGCCGTCTTGGCCTCAGCGACGCCGCTGCCGCTCGCCTGAAGGGACGCTTGCGCAGCTGGAGCAGTCAGACGGTACCCCTGTGGGGTGGGGTCGAGCCCAGCCGTTGCGTGCAGCTTGGCTATTACTGCATGCAACTGCGGCAGATGGAGGCAGAGCCGGCCGTGGCGTTTGCCTCGCGTGAGTCTGGTGACTCGGATATCCGCAGCGTTCGACGTTTCAATGCGTTAGAACTACCGGGCGACGTGGATGGCGCGCCGACCTGGAACAACCTGATCGCCGATCTCGCCGCGCTGTTGCAGCATTTCAAGCCTGAGGTCGTTGTGCTTCCACACCCCGAGCTCGATCCGCATCCTGACCATAATCAGACGGGCCGCGCGTTGCGCCAGGCCATCGGGCAATCTGGCTGGCAGCCCGAGGTGCAACTGCTGTACGCCAACCACCTGGCCGACAATGACCGCTGGCCCATGGGCCCCGCGGGCAATGGTGTGGCATTACCGCCGTGCATCGAGTCCTTGCCGGCCGACAAGCTGTGGTGCCTGCACCTCGACGACCATGTCTTGCTCGACAAGAGCCAGGCGCTGGCGATGCAGCACGATCTGCAAACGCCGCTACCCTTCAAGAAGCGTATGCGGCGTTTCATTCAATGGTGCCTGGCAGCACGTCGCTGGCCGCAAGCCGGTGAAGACGAGTTTTTCCGCAAGGCCGTGCGGCGCCATGAGCTGTTCTGGGTGCGCCCGTTCGATCGCTGA
- a CDS encoding lipopolysaccharide kinase InaA family protein has product MRIIPANELQQWLEQGAVLEQDGRGPKVLRQPDGRLLKIFRPRRRLWFARLRPAAQRFASNAERLGGCQIATPKISECLWLDRDHAISACLYSPLTGRSLDQLYREQRKEFDALLPALAQFIYRLHRRGIYFRSLHLGNILQLPEGGFGLIDFLDMRFKRGPLSSRLARRNLEHLRGYLRRNHIEDFPWQLLLQAYEQQLVADATR; this is encoded by the coding sequence ATGCGGATTATACCAGCGAACGAATTACAGCAGTGGCTCGAGCAGGGCGCGGTGCTAGAGCAGGACGGTCGGGGCCCCAAGGTACTGCGCCAGCCGGATGGGCGCCTGCTGAAGATCTTCCGGCCGCGCCGTCGCCTGTGGTTTGCTCGCCTACGCCCTGCTGCGCAGCGCTTCGCCAGCAACGCCGAGCGATTGGGCGGGTGCCAGATCGCAACCCCCAAGATCAGCGAATGCCTGTGGCTCGATCGCGACCACGCGATCAGCGCCTGCCTCTATTCGCCCTTGACTGGGCGTTCGCTGGACCAGCTGTACCGCGAGCAACGCAAGGAGTTCGACGCCCTGCTACCGGCCCTGGCCCAATTCATCTACCGTTTACACCGGCGGGGCATCTACTTCCGCTCGCTGCACTTGGGCAATATCCTGCAACTGCCCGAAGGCGGCTTCGGCCTGATCGACTTCCTGGACATGCGCTTCAAGCGCGGGCCGCTGAGCAGCCGGTTGGCGCGACGCAACCTGGAACACCTCAGAGGCTACCTGAGGCGCAACCACATCGAAGACTTTCCCTGGCAGCTCCTGCTGCAGGCATACGAGCAACAGCTCGTGGCCGACGCCACACGCTAA
- a CDS encoding NAD(P)/FAD-dependent oxidoreductase, with protein MSQTLSTDVLIVGGGVAGLWLNARLRAKGYATLLVERESLGGGQSVKSQGIIHGGAKYALHGALSGASEAIADMPRRWREALDGNGELDLSGVRLLSDAHYLWSPGTLAGNLTSFFASKAVRGRVDQVKGEQLPPALQHPKFRGKVYRLAELVVDVPSLIARLAELAGDNLLAADDIQALHENGQLVGLRVDGREIRAQRIVLSAGRGNADLLASLEVAQPNQQLRPLHMVMVKGPSLKPLYAHCLGGGPKPRITVTSHPSADGEWVWYLGGDLAEADGVARDEAAQIEAARKELTQLLPWIDLSTARWATLRVERAEPAQSGLVRPDNAFLSDQGALLVGWPTKLALAPDFADRVLSHLERDGIRPATHAAVPELPRPVIGRTAWEAAF; from the coding sequence ATGTCCCAAACTCTGAGCACAGACGTCCTGATCGTCGGCGGCGGTGTTGCCGGCCTGTGGCTGAATGCGCGCCTGCGCGCCAAGGGCTACGCCACGCTGCTGGTGGAGCGCGAAAGCCTGGGCGGCGGTCAGAGCGTCAAATCCCAGGGCATCATCCACGGCGGCGCCAAATATGCGCTGCATGGCGCCCTGAGCGGCGCCTCGGAAGCCATCGCCGACATGCCGCGGCGCTGGCGCGAGGCGCTGGATGGCAACGGCGAACTAGATTTGTCCGGTGTGCGCTTGCTCTCCGATGCCCATTACCTGTGGTCGCCGGGCACCCTGGCCGGCAACCTGACCAGCTTCTTCGCCAGCAAGGCGGTGCGCGGCCGCGTCGATCAGGTCAAGGGCGAGCAACTGCCGCCGGCGCTGCAGCACCCGAAATTCAGGGGCAAGGTGTACCGCCTGGCCGAACTGGTAGTGGACGTACCCAGCCTGATCGCGCGTCTGGCCGAACTCGCTGGCGACAACCTGCTGGCCGCCGATGACATCCAGGCGCTGCACGAAAACGGCCAACTGGTCGGCCTGCGCGTCGACGGTCGCGAGATCCGCGCCCAGCGCATCGTGCTCAGCGCCGGCCGCGGCAACGCCGACCTGCTGGCCAGCCTCGAGGTCGCCCAACCCAACCAGCAGCTGCGCCCGCTGCATATGGTGATGGTCAAGGGCCCGAGCCTGAAACCGCTGTACGCCCACTGCCTGGGTGGCGGCCCCAAGCCGCGCATCACCGTGACCAGCCACCCGAGCGCCGACGGTGAATGGGTCTGGTACCTGGGCGGCGACCTGGCCGAAGCCGATGGCGTGGCCCGCGACGAAGCGGCGCAGATCGAGGCGGCGCGCAAGGAGCTCACCCAGCTGCTGCCCTGGATCGACTTGTCTACAGCCCGGTGGGCGACCTTGCGCGTCGAGCGTGCGGAGCCCGCGCAAAGTGGCCTGGTGCGCCCCGACAATGCCTTTCTCAGTGACCAGGGCGCCCTGCTGGTCGGCTGGCCGACCAAGCTGGCCCTGGCGCCGGACTTCGCCGATCGCGTGCTGAGCCATCTCGAACGCGACGGCATTCGTCCGGCGACTCACGCGGCCGTGCCCGAACTGCCACGCCCGGTCATCGGCCGTACCGCGTGGGAGGCGGCGTTCTGA
- the hldE gene encoding bifunctional D-glycero-beta-D-manno-heptose-7-phosphate kinase/D-glycero-beta-D-manno-heptose 1-phosphate adenylyltransferase HldE — protein sequence MKLSMPRFDQAPVLVVGDVMLDRYWHGATSRISPEAPVPVVKVEQIEDRPGGAANVALNIAALGAPAVLVGVTGEDEAAQSLQQSLEAIGVKTYFQRIEDQPTIVKLRVMSRHQQLLRMDFEEPFHTDAEALARQVEQLLDQVKVLVLSDYGKGALQNHQVLIKAARARGIPVLADPKGKDFSIYRGASLITPNLSEFELIVGRCEDEAELVSRGARLMRELDLGALLVTRGEHGMTLLRPDHAPLHLPARAREVFDVTGAGDTVISTLAASIAAGEDLPQAVALANLAAGIVVGKLGTAAISTPELRRAVQREEGSERGVLSLEQLLLATEDARAHGEKIVFTNGCFDILHAGHVTYLEQARAQGDRLIVAINDDASVSRLKGPGRPINAVDRRMAVLAGLGAVDWVVSFSEDTPERLLKQVQPDVLVKGGDYGIDQVVGADIVLAYGGEVRVLGLVENSSTTAIVEKIRSR from the coding sequence ATGAAGTTATCCATGCCCCGTTTCGATCAGGCGCCCGTTTTGGTGGTGGGCGATGTCATGCTCGATCGGTATTGGCACGGCGCTACCTCGCGTATATCGCCCGAGGCTCCGGTGCCGGTGGTCAAGGTCGAGCAGATCGAGGATCGCCCTGGTGGCGCGGCCAATGTCGCGCTGAATATCGCGGCGCTGGGCGCGCCTGCGGTGCTGGTGGGCGTTACCGGTGAAGACGAGGCTGCACAGAGTTTGCAGCAGAGTCTGGAAGCCATCGGCGTGAAGACCTATTTCCAGCGCATCGAAGACCAGCCGACCATCGTCAAGCTGCGGGTCATGAGTCGTCACCAGCAGTTGCTGCGCATGGATTTCGAAGAGCCGTTCCACACCGATGCCGAGGCCCTGGCACGGCAGGTCGAGCAGTTGCTCGATCAGGTCAAGGTGCTGGTGCTGTCCGATTACGGCAAAGGGGCCCTGCAGAACCATCAGGTGCTGATCAAGGCGGCCCGGGCCCGCGGTATTCCGGTGCTGGCCGACCCGAAGGGCAAGGATTTCTCCATCTACCGTGGCGCCAGCCTGATCACCCCGAACCTCAGTGAGTTCGAGCTGATCGTCGGCCGTTGCGAGGACGAAGCCGAGCTGGTCAGCCGCGGTGCCCGCCTGATGCGCGAGCTCGACCTGGGCGCGTTGCTGGTCACCCGTGGCGAGCATGGCATGACGCTGCTGCGGCCGGATCACGCGCCGCTGCACCTGCCGGCGCGTGCGCGCGAGGTATTCGACGTGACCGGCGCGGGGGATACGGTGATCTCCACGCTGGCCGCCTCCATCGCCGCGGGCGAGGATCTGCCCCAGGCCGTGGCCTTGGCCAACCTGGCGGCCGGGATCGTGGTGGGCAAGCTGGGCACGGCAGCCATCAGCACGCCGGAGCTGCGCCGTGCCGTGCAGCGCGAAGAGGGCTCGGAGCGCGGGGTGCTGAGCCTGGAGCAATTGCTGCTGGCCACCGAGGATGCCCGTGCCCATGGCGAGAAGATCGTCTTCACCAATGGCTGCTTCGACATCCTGCATGCCGGCCACGTGACCTACCTCGAGCAGGCGCGTGCCCAGGGCGACCGCTTGATCGTGGCGATCAATGACGACGCTTCGGTGAGCCGCCTCAAGGGCCCGGGCCGGCCGATCAATGCCGTGGACCGCCGCATGGCGGTTCTGGCCGGTCTCGGCGCCGTGGATTGGGTGGTGAGCTTCAGCGAGGACACCCCCGAGCGGCTGCTCAAGCAGGTGCAGCCCGATGTGCTGGTCAAGGGCGGTGATTACGGCATCGACCAGGTGGTCGGCGCCGACATCGTGCTGGCCTACGGCGGCGAGGTGCGGGTGCTGGGGCTGGTCGAGAACAGCTCGACCACGGCCATCGTCGAGAAGATTCGCAGTCGCTGA
- a CDS encoding aldo/keto reductase, whose protein sequence is MMRDLHQLHRPLGSTGLSVSPLGLGTVKLGRDQGVKYPSGFTIPDDQQALQLLGLARELGINLLDTAPAYGSSEQRLGPLLRGQRHDWVIVSKVGEEFDNGLSHFDFSAAHTRRSVERSLKRLETDYIDLVLVHSNGDDLAILRDEGVYDTLAELKQAGLIRGFGFSGKTLEGGLLALERGDCAMVTYNLGEQQERPVLDYAASHGKGVLIKKALASGHVCLDSGVDPVRASFELIFAHPGVGSAIVGTINPLHLAHNVAVAAEVIAGTKPGSTGSAE, encoded by the coding sequence CTGATGCGTGATCTGCACCAGCTGCATCGCCCGCTAGGCTCCACGGGCCTGAGCGTCTCGCCTCTGGGCCTGGGCACGGTCAAGCTGGGTCGCGACCAGGGCGTCAAATACCCCAGCGGCTTTACCATTCCCGATGACCAGCAGGCCCTGCAGCTGCTCGGCCTGGCGCGGGAGCTGGGCATCAACCTGCTCGACACCGCACCCGCTTACGGCAGCAGCGAACAGCGCCTCGGCCCGCTGCTGCGCGGCCAGCGTCACGACTGGGTAATCGTCAGCAAGGTCGGCGAGGAGTTCGACAACGGCCTGTCGCATTTCGACTTTTCCGCTGCGCACACCCGGCGCTCGGTGGAACGCAGTCTGAAACGTCTGGAAACGGACTATATCGATCTGGTGCTGGTGCATTCCAACGGTGACGACCTGGCGATTCTGCGCGACGAAGGCGTCTACGACACCCTGGCCGAGCTCAAGCAGGCCGGGCTGATCCGCGGCTTCGGCTTCTCCGGCAAGACGCTCGAAGGCGGCCTGCTGGCCCTCGAGCGCGGCGACTGCGCCATGGTCACCTACAACCTGGGCGAGCAGCAGGAACGTCCGGTATTGGACTATGCTGCCAGCCACGGCAAAGGCGTGCTGATCAAGAAGGCCCTGGCCAGCGGCCACGTCTGCCTGGACAGCGGTGTCGACCCGGTACGGGCCAGCTTCGAGCTGATCTTCGCGCATCCCGGCGTGGGCAGCGCCATCGTCGGCACCATCAACCCGCTGCACCTGGCGCACAACGTGGCCGTGGCGGCCGAGGTTATTGCCGGCACTAAACCTGGTAGCACAGGATCAGCAGAGTGA